In the genome of Coregonus clupeaformis isolate EN_2021a chromosome 1, ASM2061545v1, whole genome shotgun sequence, one region contains:
- the LOC121571351 gene encoding protein NDNF-like, producing MMAALALSWYLCLAVALLCGSPWPQGHSALAPENEVSLRPTAWLPDGKVTSIHLPKGRTRRLYFTLKKKVVMMSVTVSPCDLPIEWTLAARTLKDKPPKSLHWSTKKSMPEVWWRGPGTEAKIHTNTGNTMDTYTGPSYAPASIYILRLRPKDQDTRATVYLHQGSGPSGAFPELPSDPRVHTLGVGMTSVTLSWGPSASLTRLPHTQRSYDYCVLVNRKHNYRNLCAAREGIRKEREKDKKREKKNKQRKVTVWPILKDWWWQQWDSDTELRSPAAVRDEHDDLQCVCKGTESVCTVSELVPDTQYYFDVFLIDRLNGTSAAYTGTFAQTHEEARPAITPLREGELRWVTFRDGGSTSVEFFSFHPRGWQQSGLLTFQSCGSSEKIKVTVSSKGQELSSQAVGEDLAQIWLQGSPSYLIHLEREGTAPPRQASPGALKASVKMQASSAYHRQGVPSLPSSLQIKSFNRLRSCESVTLAWMGTEERSLYCVYRRRLGKGKGEKGGTAPCLGPESRSDTERVLCKYFQELNPRRAVTTAVIGGLEPGVAYMFDVYLMRRWGIPIKYSSKTVRTRKEC from the exons ATGATGGCAGCATTGGCCCTGTCCTGGTATCTCTGCCTGGCCGTGGCTCTCCTCTGTGGCTCCCCCTGGCCCCAAGGACACTCAGCTCTGGCCCCTGAGAACGAGGTGTCACTCCGCCCCACCGCCTGGCTGCCTGATGGAAAGGTCACCTCCATACATCTGCCCAAAGGACGCACCCGGAG ACTGTACTTCACACTGAAGAAGAAGGTTGTGATGATGTCTGTGACCGTCAGTCCCTGTGACCTCCCCATCGAATGGACCCTCGCAGCCCGAACCCTGAAGGACAAACCACCTAAGAGTCTACACT GGAGTACCAAGAAGAGTATGCCAGAGGTGTGGTGGAGAGGGCCTGGGACTGAGGCCAAGATACACACCAACACTGGCAACACCATGGACACCTACACAGGTCCTTCCTACGCCCCAGCATCTATCTATATCCTCAGGCTGCGCCCCAAGGACCAGGACACCAGGGCTACCGTGTACCTCCATCAGGGCTCTGGGCCCTCAGGGGCCTTCCCAGAGCTTCCCTCTGACCCCCGTGTCCACACCCTGGGTGTAGGAATGACCAGTGTCACCCTCAGCTGGGGCCCCAGTGCCTCCCTCACAAGGCTGCCGCACACCCAACGCAGCTATGACTACTGTGTCCTTGTCAACCGCAAACACAACTACCGCAACCTCTGTGCCGCCCGGGAGGGCATCAGGAAAGAGCGGGAGAAAGACAAGAAAAGGGAGAAGAAGAACAAACAGAGGAAAGTAACTGTGTGGCCGATTCTCAAAGACTGGTGGTGGCAGCAGTGGGATTCTGACACTGAGCTCCGGTCACCTGCTGCGGTCCGTGATGAGCATGATGATCTCCAATGTGTTTGTAAGGGAACAGAGAGCGTGTGCACTGTTTCAGAGCTTGTCCCTGACACGCAGTACTACTTTGACGTCTTTTTGATTGACAGGCTAAATGGAACCAGTGCAGCATACACTGGAACGTTCGCTCAAACACATGAGGAGGCCCGACCAGCTATCACACCACTCAGGGAAGGAGAGCTCCGGTGGGTGACCTTCCGGGATGGAGGCTCAACCTCTGTGGAGTTCTTTAGCTTCCATCCCCGGGGTTGGCAGCAGAGTGGCCTGCTCACTTTCCAGAGCTGCGGAAGCAGTGAGAAGATCAAGGTAACAGTCTCCAGTAAGGGCCAAGAGCTGAGCTCCCAGGCTGTGGGAGAAGACCTGGCTCAGATCTGGCTCCAGGGCAGCCCCTCCTACCTCAtccacctggagagagagggaactgcGCCCCCCAGACAAGCTTCTCCAGGGGCACTGAAAGCCTCTGTTAAGATGCAGGCATCCTCTGCTTACCATCGTCAAGGGGTACCTTCGCTCCCCTCCAGCCTGCAGATTAAGTCTTTCAACAGGCTGAGGAGCTGTGAATCCGTCACCCTGGCCTGGatgggaacagaggagaggagcctaTACTGCGTGTACCGCCGGAGGCTGGGTAAGGGCAAGGGGGAGAAGGGAGGTACGGCACCCTGCCTGGGGCCTGAGTCACGGTCGGACACTGAGAGGGTCCTGTGTAAATACTTCCAGGAGCTCAACCCTCGGCGGGCTGTCACGACAGCCGTGATTGGGGGCCTGGAGCCTGGGGTGGCCTACATGTTTGATGTCTATCTAATGAGACGCTGGGGGATCCCCATAAAGTACAGCAGCAAGACAGTGAGAACCAGGAAGGAGTGCTGA